From Pseudomonadota bacterium, a single genomic window includes:
- the ruvA gene encoding Holliday junction branch migration protein RuvA, protein MAEVPSEGSPVRIFCHTHVREDALQLFGFCQDLERRTFELLISVSGVGPRLALTILSGMPVAELLQAIAGADVRRLQTLPGVGKKTAERLSLELKERCARLGAAKTAASPTGTASARVDVTEALVALGYRRAQAERAVETVLADRTEGAAAVVAERLLRDALSLIAEL, encoded by the coding sequence ATGGCCGAGGTGCCGAGCGAGGGCAGTCCGGTGCGGATCTTCTGCCACACCCACGTGCGCGAGGATGCGCTGCAGCTCTTCGGCTTCTGCCAGGATCTCGAACGGCGCACCTTTGAGCTCTTGATCTCGGTCTCCGGCGTCGGTCCGCGCCTGGCCCTGACGATCCTCTCCGGCATGCCGGTCGCCGAGCTGCTTCAGGCGATCGCGGGCGCCGACGTGCGACGGCTGCAGACCCTTCCTGGCGTGGGCAAGAAGACCGCCGAGCGTCTGTCGCTGGAGCTCAAGGAACGCTGTGCGCGGCTCGGCGCGGCTAAGACGGCGGCGTCGCCAACGGGCACCGCCAGCGCGCGCGTCGACGTGACCGAGGCGCTGGTGGCGCTCGGCTACCGCCGGGCCCAGGCCGAGCGCGCAGTCGAGACGGTGCTCGCCGATCGGACCGAGGGGGCCGCGGCGGTTGTCGCCGAGCGCCTCTTGCGCGATGCTCTGTCCCTGATTGCAGAGCTGTGA